AAGAGTCAAAAGGTCCATTGAAAAGCCAGTGGCAGGACGAGGACGTCCAAATGCTTGCCCAACATGATCATATCGACCACCACGCGCAATTGGCTGCGGCAACTTATCAACATAAGCCGCAAACATCACACCGCTGTGATATTGATAACCGCGCAAATCCGCTAGATCAATGCTGAGCTCAACATCATTAGACAAGCCTGCAATAGCGGCAGCGAGTTTTTCTAATTGCGCCAAAGCTTCATCAAGCAACTTGTGTTTTGGTAAAGCTTGTTTGGCACTTGCCAATACGGATGCGCATGGGCCATTTAAGTCAGTAAGCGCCATTAATGCTTCAGCAGATTTAGCTGGCAGGCACTTGGCCCAAATTGCCAAGCGCGGTCTATCCTTACTTTGCAGCAAACCATAGAGCGCTTCAATGTCACCCTTCTCCAGACTTTGCCCATCCAGAATGCCTTCGAGCACACCTGCATGCGAGAGATCCAGGTATACCTTATTCAGGCCAGCTACGCGCAGAGTCTGCAGCAGTAAAGTAACGGCCTCAAAATCCGCTTCCCAACTCGCGCAGCCATAAATTTCAGCACCAAGCTGCAACTCTTCCCGTGCAGAGCTACCAACTGGAGTGCGAGCATGCGCAACCGAACCGGCATAGCAAAGCCGAGTAACCCCCTGACGGTTAAGCAGATGAGCATCAATGCGGGCAACCTGGGGTGTCATATCAGCACGTAAACCCAATGTGCGACCTGACAATTGATCAACCAATTTGAATGTTTGTAAATTGAGATCTGAACCAGTGCCTGTTAGCAATGAATCCAAGTACTCCAAGATCGGAGGTGCAACCAGCTCATAGCCATAGGATTGATATAAATCCAAAATGGCACGGCGCAGAGTCTCTACTTTACGAGCCTCGGCTGGTAAAACATCAGCAATATCTTCAGGTAGTAACCAACGATTCATGATCTGAAATATTCACTCTCAATTTTTCTTGTGCAAGAACTTAAAGAACTCGCCATTGGGTTCAACCACCATGACATCCTTCTTATCCTTGAAGGAGCTACGGTAAGCCTGGAGACTTTGGTAGAACTGTGCAAACTGTGGATCACGACCAAATGCTTCTGCATACAGTGCGGTCGCT
The genomic region above belongs to Polynucleobacter sp. AP-Ainpum-60-G11 and contains:
- a CDS encoding ATP phosphoribosyltransferase regulatory subunit is translated as MNRWLLPEDIADVLPAEARKVETLRRAILDLYQSYGYELVAPPILEYLDSLLTGTGSDLNLQTFKLVDQLSGRTLGLRADMTPQVARIDAHLLNRQGVTRLCYAGSVAHARTPVGSSAREELQLGAEIYGCASWEADFEAVTLLLQTLRVAGLNKVYLDLSHAGVLEGILDGQSLEKGDIEALYGLLQSKDRPRLAIWAKCLPAKSAEALMALTDLNGPCASVLASAKQALPKHKLLDEALAQLEKLAAAIAGLSNDVELSIDLADLRGYQYHSGVMFAAYVDKLPQPIARGGRYDHVGQAFGRPRPATGFSMDLLTLANLAPTAQRKSAVVAPWIVDASLASKIAELRNAGEVVIQAMGGDAVEAAEYICDRELVKQGSSWEVKKK